A genome region from Rhipicephalus sanguineus isolate Rsan-2018 unplaced genomic scaffold, BIME_Rsan_1.4 Seq315, whole genome shotgun sequence includes the following:
- the LOC119377008 gene encoding uncharacterized protein LOC119377008 gives MSWSKSLAVIPETLTEEKVEAYSASKRLAKHNDERSHKFAVESYVQTASIETSSYTDSDSTLIRVRALCYRSQKKTAPAYKVSATFFHDGSIQDCTCECAVRENGACHHILGLLKVVLLLKENGYNEAPPELSCTELPQQWRRPRGEKITACGVDELDWRAPRPGGLERPTPSRLYEARKRPRLAHEVQLAALKYGEALETHAPSPFARHLRNMKAVPATSTFGETCVGSLLWCQKTVLPHHFTTYISPDIQLGVTAHPHHPTPPEPDLFTSTTVFASSSVSLPNKERAIFEPAQSKSTEWKKARKYRLTASNFGTVVAREKWTPKGLQNLTSDKDLSRVRAVQYGISNERQAVRRYEAALRTALHDVQTFHCGLVVSPTSPWLGASPDRIVWDPQENSHGIIEVKCPYSMKDMDEPTTQGSCLYKDTDNVFRLDRRHQYYYQLLGQMAICGLSWADFVVYSPQFLVVERIKYDDAAWQQCKVKLNKFYFSTLLPYFASRDHPLQPSNS, from the exons atgtcgtggtccaaaagtctcgcagttattccggagactcttacggaagaaaaagtggaagcctaCAGCGCCTCAAAAAGGTTAGCGAAGCACAACGATGAACGAAGTCACAAGTTTGCTGTGGAAAGCTACGTCCAAACCGCTTCGATCGAAACGTCTTCGTACACAGATAG tgactcAACGCTTATTCGTGTGCGCGCACTCTGCTACAGGAGCCAAAAAAAGACAGCTCCTGCGTACAAAGTGTCCGCTACTTTCTTCCATGATGGGAGCATTCAAGATTGCACGTGTGAATGTGCTGTAAGAGAAAATGGTGCCTGCCATCACATTCTGGGGCTACTTAAGGTGGTTTTGCTGCTCAAGGAGAATGGCTATAACGAAGCGCCACCTGAGCTTTCTTGCACTGAATTGCCACAGCAGTGGAGACGTCCACGAGGAGAAAAAATAACGGCGTGTGGTGTAGATGAACTTGACTGGAGGGCTCCGAGACCTGGTGGACTTGAGCGTCCCACTCCTTCAAGGCTCTATGAAGCACGCAAGAGACCAAGACTTGCACATGAAGTACAGCTGGCTGCTCTCAAATATGGAGAGGCATTAGAAACTCATGCACCGTCTCCATTTGCAAGACACCTCAGGAACATGAAGGCAGTGCCCGCAACGTCTACTTTTGGGGAAACTTGTGTGGGAAGTTTGCTGTGGTGCCAAAAGACTGTACTGCCTCACCACTTCACAACGTATATAAGCCCGGACATTCAGTTGGGTGTGACAGCACATCCTCATCACCCAACACCACCTGAACCCGACTTATTTACGTCAACAACAGTGTTTGCTTCATCATCTGTGAGCCTGCCAAATAAAGAAAGAGCCATATTTGAG CCGGCGCAGAGCAAAAGTACTGAGTGGAAGAAGGCCCGAAAGTATCGCCTGACTGCCTCCAACTTTGGGACTGTTGTTGCCCGTGAGAAATGGACACCGAAAGGACTGCAGAACTTGACAAGTGACAAGGACCTGTCACGGGTGAGGGCTGTACA GTATGGCATCTCCAATGAGCGACAGGCAGTACGGCGATACGAGGCGGCACTTCGCACTGCTTTGCACGACGTCCAGACCTTTCACTGTGGACTGGTTGTAAGTCCAACAAGCCCATGGCTCGGCGCTTCACCAGACCGGATTGTGTGGGACCCACAAGAGAACTCCCATGGCATCATTGAAGTGAAGTGTCCATATTCGATGAAGGACATGGATGAGCCAACCACTCAAGGATCGTGCCTGTACAAGGATACTGACAATGTTTTCAGGCTTGATCGTCGGCACCAGTATTATTATCAGCTTCTTGGGCAAATGGCTATCTGTGGGCTTTCctgggcagattttgtagtgtaCTCTCCCCAGTTTCTTGTGGTTGAGAGAATCAAGTATGATGATGCAGCTTGGCAGCAATGCAAAGTGAAACTGAACAAGTTTTATTTCAGCACATTATTGCCATATTTTGCAAGCAGAGATCATCCATTGCAACCAAGCAACTCGTAA